One Tolypothrix bouteillei VB521301 DNA window includes the following coding sequences:
- a CDS encoding NAD-dependent epimerase/dehydratase family protein, with protein sequence MKIFIAGATGAIGRPLVTGLVAAGHEVIGMTRTAQKAHVLSELGAKPVVVDAFDAVAVRTAMIQAQPEVVIEQLTSLPQTYTRASMTAAAELDARLRKEGGANVQAAAQAAGVRRYIIQSSAFWYAPGEGLATEETPFAFDATPAIALWAAPFGSIASGTRVYADTEHRVLSATNLEGIALRYGFFYGPGTWFSKDGDVANQVRQQQYPIVGEGKGVWSWVHIEDVAQATIATVHQGTPGIYNINDDQPVELRVWLSALARTLGAQPPVRVTEEEAERAQGSDAVYYANHLRGASNAKAKRELNWQPRPLEWLAEVSAL encoded by the coding sequence ATGAAAATTTTTATTGCAGGCGCAACTGGAGCAATTGGTCGTCCACTAGTGACGGGTTTAGTTGCGGCGGGTCATGAAGTGATTGGAATGACTCGAACAGCTCAAAAAGCTCATGTTCTTAGCGAACTGGGGGCAAAACCCGTAGTGGTTGATGCTTTTGACGCAGTTGCAGTCCGTACTGCCATGATTCAAGCTCAGCCCGAAGTGGTGATTGAGCAATTGACTTCTCTACCTCAAACCTATACCCGAGCATCAATGACTGCGGCGGCAGAACTGGATGCTCGATTGCGAAAAGAAGGCGGTGCGAATGTACAAGCGGCGGCCCAAGCGGCGGGTGTACGTCGTTATATTATCCAGTCCAGTGCGTTTTGGTATGCTCCGGGTGAGGGATTGGCGACAGAAGAAACACCATTTGCCTTTGATGCAACGCCTGCGATCGCCCTTTGGGCGGCTCCCTTTGGGAGCATCGCGTCCGGTACTCGTGTATATGCTGATACCGAACATCGAGTCTTATCAGCAACCAATCTTGAAGGGATCGCTCTCAGATACGGCTTCTTCTACGGACCGGGGACTTGGTTCTCAAAAGATGGCGATGTAGCCAACCAAGTCCGCCAACAGCAATACCCAATTGTGGGAGAAGGAAAAGGTGTTTGGTCTTGGGTTCATATTGAAGACGTTGCTCAAGCCACCATCGCTACAGTGCATCAAGGTACACCCGGTATTTACAACATCAATGACGACCAACCAGTCGAACTCCGTGTGTGGTTATCTGCTTTGGCTCGAACGCTTGGTGCTCAACCACCTGTTCGCGTCACTGAAGAAGAAGCAGAACGCGCTCAAGGTTCAGACGCAGTTTACTACGCCAACCACCTGCGTGGAGCATCAAACGCTAAAGCCAAACGAGAACTCAATTGGCAACCCAGACCGCTCGAATGGCTTGCAGAAGTTTCCGCTCTTTAG
- a CDS encoding transposase DNA-binding-containing protein, translated as MKLLEAKPYRNCDFGDKRLTNRAMLIAKVLKVKYGQPLSQNTEIWL; from the coding sequence ATGAAACTATTAGAAGCGAAGCCGTATCGCAATTGTGATTTTGGTGACAAACGTCTGACCAACAGAGCAATGTTAATTGCGAAGGTTTTAAAAGTAAAATATGGTCAGCCTCTATCACAAAATACTGAAATTTGGTTGTAA
- a CDS encoding aminopeptidase P family protein, whose product MTPSDLLTAPASTSLQAKLTNLRALMQEYQLDAYLIPSADEHLNEYLPEAKQRRMWVSGFTGSAGDFLVGRESSWLFVDFRYHEQADLEVDLSLVHVSKLGMEGHNTVVETLETLGQKVAGFRLGFDPFTIPVEQYRTFQNKLKSAGVELVPVNQNLVDIVRSQSPWVESDPIPALGDSKVFYVPNEVTGATIEQKLGRIREAMRAHKTEIFPITKLDQLAWLFNLRGWDIPYNPVFIAYAIVTPNEAFLLTNLDRIDTEVRQFLQDSVTLLPYEKYTETLNALISQESQGKVLLDPKQTTMGTYQLIDKNRIVETANPIEGMKARKNAVEVEQMKGANLKSSRGKVRTLKWISEQLASGQQLSELDVANAIAQFYQQQPDFQGLSFNTIAGAGTNSSIVHYGTPSPNVLLSEGQFFLLDSGAQYLGGTTDATRTIIVGEPTPEQILRYTEVLKAHINCAMQRFPKGTTGVQLDGITRANMWMEELDYGHGTGHGVGAFLNVHEGPNGISKRAAEPLEPGMVTSIEPGFYLANWGGIRIENLYVVKNLTPESELQADPSKTPWYGFEPLTYIPFDKRLIALDRLELRQRQWLENYHAAVVEKLTPILDPSEADWLREACHLGDR is encoded by the coding sequence ATGACGCCTTCAGACTTGTTAACTGCCCCAGCCTCTACCTCGCTACAAGCGAAATTAACAAATTTACGTGCGTTGATGCAAGAGTATCAATTAGATGCTTACCTGATTCCCTCTGCTGATGAGCACTTAAATGAATATCTCCCAGAAGCAAAACAGCGACGAATGTGGGTCAGTGGCTTTACGGGTTCTGCAGGAGATTTTTTGGTAGGACGGGAATCGAGTTGGTTGTTTGTTGATTTTCGCTACCACGAACAAGCCGATCTAGAGGTTGATTTATCTTTGGTTCATGTCTCAAAATTGGGCATGGAAGGGCATAATACTGTGGTGGAAACGCTAGAAACTTTGGGACAAAAAGTGGCTGGTTTTCGCTTGGGGTTCGATCCATTCACTATTCCTGTTGAACAATATCGGACATTTCAAAATAAATTAAAATCTGCTGGTGTGGAACTAGTACCAGTGAACCAGAATTTGGTAGATATTGTTCGTTCTCAAAGTCCTTGGGTTGAATCAGATCCTATACCGGCTTTGGGTGATTCTAAAGTATTTTACGTCCCTAATGAAGTAACCGGAGCGACAATAGAGCAAAAGTTGGGCAGAATTAGGGAAGCTATGCGAGCGCACAAAACAGAAATCTTCCCCATAACCAAGTTGGATCAACTAGCATGGCTGTTTAACTTAAGAGGTTGGGATATTCCCTACAACCCTGTCTTCATTGCTTATGCGATCGTGACTCCAAATGAAGCGTTTCTCTTAACTAATTTGGATCGCATTGATACAGAAGTTCGGCAATTTTTACAAGACAGTGTCACTTTACTTCCCTATGAAAAATACACAGAAACTCTGAATGCTTTAATTTCACAAGAAAGTCAGGGCAAAGTCCTTTTAGACCCCAAGCAAACGACAATGGGTACTTATCAGTTAATAGATAAGAATCGCATTGTAGAAACTGCTAATCCTATTGAGGGAATGAAAGCTCGCAAAAATGCGGTTGAAGTCGAGCAAATGAAGGGGGCGAATCTCAAATCAAGTCGCGGAAAAGTCCGAACTTTAAAGTGGATATCGGAACAACTTGCAAGCGGACAGCAATTGAGCGAGTTAGATGTTGCAAATGCGATCGCTCAATTCTACCAACAACAACCCGACTTCCAAGGGTTAAGTTTTAACACAATTGCAGGTGCGGGAACAAACAGTTCTATTGTTCACTACGGTACACCCAGTCCCAACGTATTGCTAAGTGAGGGTCAATTCTTCTTACTCGACTCAGGGGCGCAGTATTTGGGAGGGACAACAGATGCTACCAGAACTATTATTGTAGGTGAACCAACTCCCGAACAAATTTTACGTTATACCGAAGTTTTAAAAGCACACATTAACTGTGCCATGCAAAGGTTTCCCAAAGGGACAACAGGTGTGCAACTCGATGGTATCACTCGGGCTAATATGTGGATGGAGGAACTTGACTACGGACACGGTACCGGGCATGGAGTTGGTGCTTTTTTAAACGTCCATGAAGGTCCCAATGGCATTAGCAAGCGTGCTGCTGAACCCTTAGAACCGGGTATGGTAACGAGCATTGAACCGGGTTTTTATTTAGCTAATTGGGGAGGTATTCGTATTGAAAACCTCTACGTGGTGAAAAATTTAACTCCGGAGTCCGAACTCCAAGCAGATCCAAGCAAAACTCCTTGGTATGGCTTTGAACCATTAACGTACATTCCATTCGATAAACGATTGATTGCACTAGATCGATTGGAACTGAGACAACGTCAGTGGTTGGAAAATTACCATGCTGCTGTTGTGGAGAAGCTAACTCCAATTTTGGACCCGAGTGAGGCAGACTGGTTGAGAGAAGCGTGTCATCTGGGCGATCGCTAA
- a CDS encoding SDR family NAD(P)-dependent oxidoreductase codes for MCSELQYSGEKSTFNIFDGWGIYCSTKFAVEGITEALHDELAPLGIHATVVEPGYFRTNFLDGSSLQRTAIEISDYADTVGKIRHHASELNYQQPGDPTKLALALLEIVNADKPPLRLPLGTDTLQAIAEKNAYVEQETAQWRALAESTDYR; via the coding sequence ATATGTAGCGAACTGCAATATTCAGGTGAAAAGTCAACGTTCAATATCTTTGATGGGTGGGGCATCTATTGCTCAACCAAGTTTGCAGTTGAAGGCATTACCGAAGCTCTGCACGATGAATTAGCTCCTCTAGGCATCCATGCTACTGTGGTCGAACCGGGATACTTCCGGACTAATTTCCTCGATGGCAGCTCGCTCCAGCGCACTGCCATAGAAATTTCCGATTACGCGGATACTGTTGGGAAAATCCGTCACCATGCCTCCGAACTGAACTATCAACAACCCGGAGATCCCACCAAACTCGCCCTGGCGCTCCTCGAGATCGTCAACGCAGATAAGCCACCTCTGCGGTTGCCTCTAGGGACAGACACCCTTCAGGCAATTGCTGAGAAAAACGCTTACGTCGAGCAAGAAACGGCACAATGGCGGGCTCTGGCTGAATCCACTGACTACAGATAA